Proteins encoded together in one Mus caroli chromosome 4, CAROLI_EIJ_v1.1, whole genome shotgun sequence window:
- the Dcdc2b gene encoding doublecortin domain-containing protein 2B codes for MAAKRILVYRNGDAFFPGHQLVVTQRRYPTMEALLYEVTSAVQAPLAVRALYTLSDGHPVTNLADLQNGGQYVAAGFERFHKIQSICLLEGNTQVERLGNNILCTLEGLPLSTGTALVNGHYYVAVGEEEFKALPYMELLVPSPSLSRGCWCPPGLKYKAHRKRVQGYKASAAQPSPKEAGETGPSTFYAWPQQPWQPWSKLPAVSSASGVTGVYGAPYPRKETAGAQEVNEDENTRTEEPVDQRAAETVEEALSAQHQPGPEAVAPTSAHAPPS; via the exons ATGGCAGCCAAGAGGATACTGGTGTATCGAAATGGGGACGCCTTCTTCCCAGGCCACCAGCTGGTGGTGACCCAACGCCGCTACCCCACCATGGAGGCTTTGCTTTATGAGGTGACATCAGCTGTGCAAGCCCCGCTGGCTGTACGTGCCCTCTACACACTTAGTGATGGCCACCCTGTCACCAACTTGGCTGACCTCCAGAACGGAGGACAGTATGTGGCTGCTGGCTTTGAACGATTCCACAAGATCCAGT CTATTTGCCTCCTGGAAGGAAACACCCAGGTGGAAAGACTAGGCAACAACAT ACTCTGCACCCTCGAGGGGCTTCCACTGTCCACAGGGACTGCTCTGGTGAACGGCCATTACTACGTGGCTGTTGGAGAAGAAGAATTCAAGGCCCTCCCCTATATGGAGCTGCTGGTGCCCAGCCCCTCTCTGTCCAGGGGCTGCTG GTGTCCTCCAGGCCTGAAGTACAAAGCCCACAGGAAGAGG GTCCAGGGCTACAAGGCCTCAGCAGCCCAGCCTTCTCCAAAGGAGGCAGGGGAAACTGGACCATCCACTTTCTATGCCTGGCCCCAGCAGCCCTGGCAGCCCTGGAGCAAGCTCCCTGCTGTCTCATCTGCATCAG GAGTTACAGGAGTGTATGGGGCTCCATACCCGAGGAAGGAGACAGCTGGGGCTCAGGAAGTGAATGAGGATGAGAACACACGCACAGAGGAGCCTGTGGATCAG agggcagcagagaCAGTAGAAGAGGCCTTGTCTGCGCAACACCAGCCTGGGCCTGAAGCTGTAGCCCCAACCTCCGCCCATGCTCCTCCATCTTAA